A window of Metabacillus sp. B2-18 contains these coding sequences:
- the coxB gene encoding cytochrome c oxidase subunit II, which yields MRKWLTKWRLFSLFAVMTLVLAGCGEPFLSTLKPAGEVADMQYDIMVLSTLVMVVVIAIVTVIFIYVVMKFRRSKMGEDNIPVQVEGNHKLEIIWTVIPILLLLVLAVPVVSATFKLAEVDAIDDENRKPEDAIVVNVRANLYWWEFEYPDYGIVTSQDLVVPTDERVYFNLIASDVKHSFWIPSIGGKMDTNVDNVNQMWLKFDSARADQAGEYFYGKCAELCGPSHGLMDFKVKAISRDEFDQWISGMENANAVASTDLAKQGEQLFEEKGCIACHAVSPTDERPAAARTAPNLATFGERARVAGVLEHNAENVRAWLEDPEAYKPGNKMTGTYPELNDQELDALTEYLMGLKVSSN from the coding sequence ATGAGAAAATGGCTGACAAAATGGCGTCTGTTTTCACTTTTCGCAGTTATGACGCTTGTCTTAGCCGGCTGCGGTGAACCGTTTCTTTCCACGCTTAAACCTGCTGGTGAAGTAGCGGATATGCAGTACGACATCATGGTATTAAGTACTTTAGTTATGGTCGTCGTTATTGCAATCGTAACGGTAATCTTCATTTATGTTGTAATGAAATTCCGTAGAAGCAAAATGGGAGAAGACAACATTCCTGTACAAGTTGAAGGGAATCATAAGCTAGAAATCATTTGGACTGTTATTCCTATTTTGTTACTTCTTGTCTTAGCTGTGCCTGTGGTATCTGCAACATTTAAACTTGCAGAGGTGGATGCTATCGATGATGAGAACCGTAAACCAGAAGACGCGATCGTTGTCAATGTTCGTGCAAATCTATACTGGTGGGAATTTGAATATCCTGATTACGGAATAGTTACGAGTCAAGATTTAGTCGTTCCAACTGATGAGAGAGTTTACTTTAACTTGATTGCTTCTGATGTTAAGCACTCATTCTGGATTCCATCAATTGGTGGAAAGATGGATACGAACGTAGACAATGTAAACCAAATGTGGTTAAAGTTTGATTCAGCAAGAGCTGACCAAGCTGGTGAGTATTTCTATGGTAAATGTGCTGAACTTTGTGGACCTTCACACGGATTAATGGACTTTAAAGTAAAAGCTATTTCCAGAGACGAATTTGACCAGTGGATCTCTGGCATGGAAAATGCTAATGCAGTTGCATCAACTGATTTAGCAAAACAAGGTGAGCAATTATTTGAAGAAAAAGGATGTATTGCTTGTCATGCTGTTTCTCCTACTGATGAGAGACCAGCAGCTGCAAGAACTGCTCCTAACTTAGCAACATTTGGAGAGCGTGCTCGTGTAGCAGGTGTTCTTGAACACAATGCTGAGAACGTTCGTGCTTGGTTAGAAGATCCTGAAGCATACAAGCCAGGAAATAAAATGACTGGTACTTATCCAGAATTGAATGATCAAGAGTTGGATGCTCTAACTGAATATTTAATGGGACTTAAAGTCTCAAGTAATTAA